ttcggcgttttcgtcgaaatgagcgagcacgagcgggttttgcaggcgttgttgcagctcgcaaaatgccttttcttggtcgttttcccagctgaaaggggtgctttctttcgtcaggcgcgtgagtggctctgcaatgcgtgcgaagttttcgacgaagcgccggtagtatgcgcacagtccgagaaaccttcgcacacccttcttatctttcggccttgggaagttcgcaatggctgatgtttttgccgggtcaggtaggactcccgcggcgttcacgacgtgacccaggaacttgagttcctcgtacgcgaaacggcacttctcaggcttcagcgttaaccctggcgtacgaatggcctcgagtacagattccaaccttgtgaggtgttcgtcgaaagtccgggcgaatacgacaacgtcgtcgaggtatacgaggcaagtgtgccacttcaggcctgctagcacagtgtccatgactctctgaaaccttgcgggcgccgtgcacagcccaaacggcatcaccttgaactcgtatagaccgtccggggttataaatgcagtcttctctcggtctctctcgtccacttcaatttgccagtagccggtcttcagatccatggatgagaagtacttggcgtggcagaggtggtcgagggcgtcgtcgattcgtggcagggggtacacgtcctttttggtgattttgtttagtctccggtagtcaacgcagaatcttaaagtgccatcttttttcttcacgagtacaaccggcgcagcccacggactttttgatggctgtattatgtcgtcgctgagcatgtcatcaacttcagttcggatggcttcgcgctcgtgtgaagaaacgcggtacggtgactgtctggtaggtcgggctccatcttcggttattatccggtgcttcgccaaaggtgtctgacgtaacttcgagttcgaggaaaaacactcgctgtagcgacggagcaactccagtaatctgtcccgattttcttgcgacagcgccgggttcacgtcgaaaagatgtggcagcctggaagcatctgcgcatGCGCGTTAAAGggggcgaccgcgatcacttgactcgcttcttgcgtttgttcgaggaacgcaattgcagcgcccttgtttagatgctggtacccctcggtgaaattggtgaccaaaacgtgggatctgcgttgcttaaaccgcgcaatgcctcttgcgacagacacaccgcgatctagaagcaacctttggtcagtctccacgatagcgtcgacgtcaggagcagcaccttcacaatagacggcgatcatcaagcttgcgcggggtggcagggtgacgtgatttGCTGCTGGTGGCCGTCCtgtccacaggccctttaatattggatcttcgatgactcttgcaggattgactatatttattatgataaagtgttttgcgaattagtgctcttaatcggcgagacgcaagaagacacaaaaaactcgaatgcagctggctgcattggtttcttcggcacaggtgtcaggaatgttgatttccatggtttatcaaagtttttgatgacagaaaggtgcactgcaaagtagtctcgggcaactttttttatgtcgctcagtgtaccatcacctgacgagataaccggcaggccgctttttaaaaaaatactgacgtgtcaccgcaatgttctaggcgatcagcacttgataaacaatgcccaagggcaagtgccgacgacgttagcccatctaactacaaaacagcttgtctgccttgctcaataacacgtgcggcctgtgacagcacgggagcattcacgtatcaacggatgagaacggccgtacgtgtttgCGCTAGACATAAcagacggcaatgcagtagctctggccttcgtagatcacaggcttcgtaagaacattgcaataaagttgtttccatccaccgtatgaacacttcgccgacgcactggggtttcatgcatgtgcgttcGGTCAGTCACGcgtgaactgtgcgaaagcatttatttcatcgtcgaccttgtccttcgcgacaagcaaaactcggcagcaagaacttTTTCACCTTttacaacaccacgcttggcattgcaagtTTTGAGTTGGAAGTTAACACTTTCTTTCGTTGTTTCCTTAGACCGTTGATACCTTTTAGCACTTCAGGTCTTTAAGACATGAAAGTGAAAGGCCTTTTCTGTAAGTTAAATTTTGACTATATTGACGGTGCATAAACACGTGTGTTTGTGACCACTTTTGAGCGGtgatgtgtcattttttttttcactttaatcTCTCCAATATTATGTTTACTCGCGTACATTGTTTGTAGTACGCATGTCGAAACGGCAGAGCGTCGCGCTCAGGGCTGCAGCTGAGCATATAGGCCACATCTAATCATGCCCGTAGTCCCAATGATGCGCATTAGTTGCGTTTTATTTGTTTGTCACTGCGGCTGCATCAAGTGTTTTGGACGTCAAAAGGGGTCAGAAGCGCTCTTGGTAGTACTGAAAATGTGCAAGGCTAGCTTGGGCTTGGTTATTTTTAATTAATCCTCAAACAGCATGAAGGACACGGACAAGAGAGGCACATCACTGTGTTTGTGGACTCTTTTGTCTCTGTCCTGCGTGCAGTGTCTGGATTAATTACGAAAGTTTACTCTATAACTTATTGTTAAGTACTTAAATGGCCTTGATGTTCAATTTGCACCCTAATAGGAAgaaaaggacagggaggttagccagttctcagaccggctggctaccctgtaatAATAGATTAAACACTATGGTAAAAGAGACTACTAATTCGTGCATAATCTTGCATTGTGAACATATAATGTAATCAAACGAGGCTGTATTCATGCACACATAAATTACATATCAAACAATGTGCGTGCTTTTCACCTTTTAGAATATACATTTATATATGTACGTCTGGTAACTATTTACAACCCTAGAACCTAATTTCTTCATCAATATGCTCTGCTGGTGCAATTCATTGGTTTCTAAACAACATGTATAGAATGTTTAGACTAAATACCCCATATGTGGTGACACTCATTATTGGAACTACTGTCATTGCATTTGTAATGCTGTTGAGGCAATTCTTCAAAGTCCAGATTACACCCTGCAAACGTGCTTCATACACTGCTCATTGAGCATCAAGTTAAAAGTTGGCTGTGTCAACTGTGGTGTTTATATTTGCAGGCTACCAGTGCCCTGACTGACTGACCACTGCCATCACTATGACAGATCCCCCAAGACCTTTGCTGAATTTGATGCAATAAATTTGACTAAAGGCAATCATATCGAGTTAACAGTCTCATTATTTTGTAGCATATGGTGCAATTGCATGCGCGTCTGTCCGCCTCAGTGgaacagtggctaaggtgctaAAATGCTGACCCAAAAGTCACGGGTTCAATGCCGGCTgcggtggtcacattttgatggaggcgtaaTTGTAGAGGTACGTGTAGTGTGCagtgtcagtgcacgttgaacaccacatggtcaacatttccagagccctccactgcattGTTTCTCAttcgtattgtggttttgggacataaaacctcaGATAGTATGCATATGTGCGTCGCTGCACCTAAAGATAAGTGTCATTTGATATATATCAATGTTATTGTAGAACTGCTGTGGACAATCTCTGGATGTTGACGCTCGTCAAAATGGACATTCTTTAAATATTGTATTAATATTGCCAAATATTATATCAATATTGTGTGTGGAACTGGTGTGGACATTATATGAAGGTCCACTCTGTTCAAAATAGACATCCTCTAGATATTGTATAAATATTAAATTAACTTTTGTGGACATCCATTGAAGATAAGAATATCATATGGTCGATATTTATTTGATGTCTACTGGACATTACATGGTTGGCTGGGCAGAGCCTCTCCCAAGTTTTTTACTTCATCCGTGAGCATGCCCCATTCGCATGTTTTGTAGCAAGCACAGAAGAAGCGCCAGTGGCTGAGATATGTTGCAGGTATGTATTTAATGTTTCCCACCCGTTTAAATGTAAATAAACGCACACACAGATTGGGCGCCCGAGCACATCCTTGCTAGTCTTGCGAGCGGCGATggtgagagagagaataaaacatttatttgcgaccgaggaaggAGTGGGCTCCTTAGTCCGGGCCACAACCTGCTTTATAAACTTATGACCGGCTCATGCCACCACTCCACATGTCGCCAGGTTTGCTTGTTTAACTTTTTTAGTTCTCAAAAGTGCCGCAGCACGATATGGCGCTACAACTAACCCTCATCGCTGCAGCCGCCAAAGCGCTTTAATGTGCGGTGCGTGCATGCGTTGGCTCGTTTTTGTGCCATTTAAAGGTTAGCGCTCACCAGAATATTTGTTCAAGACTCGAGAGCGTTAGGGCACAACAGGTACAGCACCATTCACATAAATGatgtcactcgttgtgaagcaaGGTGGTCTTATAGAACGTCTGGAGTGGCAGTCCCGGCCGCCGCCAACGAGAGAAAATGAATTAAGCCGCCAGCAGCCAAattgctagaggaaaaacagggCGAAACCGCCTTAGACTGCAATGGAATACGCACGTTGTGCGCCTTGATTTGCAGTTCCACGATAAAAAAATGAGATAAAAACCATTTTTAAGTTACACCAACGAATAAATGGCTATTCCtgtttatgaaacaaattatttcatgcacccattgtcagctgcacgctttcagatTAATGTGTATGGTcaaggaatgcttcgcatatcgagcttgctggcGCACTATTGCGGTACAAAAAGGTTTTAGTATATAttgggtgttttaagaaatgtgcctgCAGATACTCAAGATCAAGAGGAACGCGACATTTGCTCGCCTCTTTTATGTATGCGCTTGTGTGTGTCAGCTGATTTTTAGAGAATATATAAGGAAGTTCAAATAATTAAAGCTAAAGCTGGAAAAGAGAGGTAATTAGATAAACTGAGAGTCACCAGTAATTTTTCTAGAGTTATCGAATTCTAACCAAGTTACAGGCGGAACCAAACCAAAGCACCGATCGTTGTCGCGTGCAACCGACCAACTCCAGGAGACGTACCCCAAATAAACCGATCATAAGAACGATCGCAGTGGCGTTAGTTCTAAATAATATTCGTCAACTTCAGTTGGCGACGTGTGTTGTCATGGCAAGCGCAGCATTCAAAGCCTAGAAACGAGGTATCACGATGTTTGATATAACTCCACTCACTCATTTCGACAACTTGGTCTATCGGTGTTTTGGTTTTGGTTTCGTCGGCAAGATAGAATGAATTTCAAAGGTGTCTTATTTTCTTTTAGATGCAATTGCTTATTTTCGTCACTACATTCTATTGAAGCTACGTCAAGGAAGTAGAaactaacaggtttttgcagatgcgctcggaaagcaggaaaaatcgaaggtgcactgccagACAGCAGTGTGATATTCTGCCCAGTTGTGTCGAAGCAGCGTTCTTCAAACTGAATGGAACAGAGGTGGTCACCGTCCGTAGCCCTCCAACTACttcttcgaacagcacgttcccTGGCAGAACGCAGCACACTGTATTTCGGAAACCTGTAATACGGATAATCATGGCATGGTATCATTCCCTACGTTTGCGAGTTCCTCAATAAACATGCATCAAGTTCAATATTCACCCGCCAAAAAAATGTGCATGCACGCCGTCAGTTTTAccttgtaagacaacaccagaaaacttggaattcaaaGGGCACCCAGGCGTCCTACTCGTCATGTTTGATACCTGCAACCATAAATCGCAAGTGCTTCATCCATAAACTTAAAACTCGTGGACAACGTCGTGTGagcgagcatttaaagcttcaagttaccctttctagcctagcaccttgagctgcagGTACaaacctctgttctaggcttgtctcattttttagggagtttaaattgttccaaaattttgcagctgcctttctatcctttttatgtacttctgccagccactgagtcCTCTTTCTTCCAATCTTTTCAGTGATCAGATGGAATGCTTCCTTTCTGACGCttagaaagatgtaccattttctttcaacatcatctgtcggttcaccccgcggcttagcatgtctgtgttccctagaggcttccagACGTTTAGCTATGGCTTTCTTAACttcttcatcccaccaactcttgggtttgtgtcttcttttccggggtgacttgtcacatgctttagcaagctctagctcagtccaattagattcgtgtatgttcacactgttttattatcctcagtgattactttctcaattggtttagtagctatttctgtttgattttctgaataaaatttttgttgtagttgctcatcttgtctccttcccagtTTCGCTGCTCTTctgaaacttagcttgatacgtttgtgatcactacccagaattctggagccaccttcatctatgtgcattcccctgagcttatcatacattctatgtgacatcagtgcgtaatctatcgttgactgcagcctttctacctcccatgttatttggccttcacacttctcggtgttgttgcaaatgatcaaatcatgcctttcacacatatccatgatcattttgcctgttgagtcagtatacccatctatatcttctatgtgcgcattcatatctcctagaataattatctcgcactctcctccaaattcctcaatgtcctttgatgtaCACTCCACCGCATGTTTGTGCGAAGCACCATCGTGTGGACAACACCAGATGCTTAGCCGAccgagtgcttcttgttgcagaaaaatccaagagatggcgctcaccaacacagccgccatcatcatcaacacaaacaagcgaggcgtgtttcgatctctggggcttgctgttctgtcgggacGCCCAGTGAGGGACGACATGCTGCagcgagtgcgcaacgaaaaTTGGAAGAACCCCTTATTAACCAATACATACACGATAAGCTGGTACGGcttatgcggatacaaaatgcattatgttcaatggccgcCGAGTCGGGGCTTTGACTTCACTACTTCTTATCGAAACTACTGTTTATGCaggtacggtttaacgaggttttaTTGTACACTGTTGTCCTTTATGAAAGAGAAAACGTgaacacatggactgcgctcagTGGGGACTGGCTACAGTACCATCAACCTACAGCTGAAGAAAATGTGCATGATTCTGTTTTTATCAGCACCTATCTAACTGCCATAATTCATTCCTTTGTTTGGcaatagatgccttcaaaaggcAATGTGGTTTGTTTAGCGGTTGTTTTGGTTGTTACAATTCAGTTAGTAAATAATGGTAAGGGAGTACCACCACAAAAACTGGACATGTCATTTCTTTTATTGCAATGAGTGGCTAATGACCCAGTTATCTTGACTgcaaacctttcttttttttttaacgcacaACAGTTAAATTGTTTAAAGACATTTTCATAGTGCTCTGCTCGGGCATATGAACGTTGCCTCACAAGATACCACAATGCTCTAGACTTGTGAGACtgcatattgtcacgcagcaaaggacgacgcagttgtctatgaggaaaacaagtttattggagcgaacctgtgctcccctaacaactgaaaaaatacacaggtggcgaagcagcggccagcaaaacgacgggcacgctagtgagcgtcggcgatcgaatgacgcggcatcggctgtgcgggaatttatatccctcggcgcgagggtttctcgaatagtcgaattgtatcgggaacgccgtgatagcgtttgttagaaacgctgttcagTCGAACAGcttttctaacaaacaacgcttgaagcgttctttctatcgaacaacgcctgaagcgttgttcgatagcgtttgttcgaaacgctgtcgtagcgtttgttcgaaacgctgtgaaaatggcgatagcacaggccggcgcagccaggccgaaaaaacaaaacacaaataaacaaacccaatgcatggttcgcggcattaccccccctctaagagtgcatcgacccgatgctaacataagggacagtccacacaaattaaaagttcgtcatcgtccgtagaaaggttttaagcgaaccacatggacgacttcgggccgcatgcgtcgtcgtgatgtacgggagtccccatcggggatcacttcgtacgttagttccccaacacgtcgtagaatctggtagggtccgaaatagcgtcgtagaagtttctcactgagtccacgtcgtcgaatgagagtccaaacccacacacgatctccaggatggtactcggcgtctcggcgtcagagattgtagcgtccggcatccaccagttgctggtctgttatacgagctcgagcgagctggcgggcctcctccgcacgttggaggtatccttggacatcggcgttgaggtcgtcgtcttctacgtgcggaagcatggcgtcgagcatcacagtcggccgtcttccgtagacgagctcgaacggtgtcatctgcgtggtttcttgaatagccgtgttgtacgcaaacgtgacgtacgggaggactttgtcccacgtcttatgttcaacgtcgacgtacatagacagcatatccgcgattgtcttattgagccgttccgttagtccattcgtttgggggtagtacgccgtcgttcttcggtgatctgtgttgctgtagcgtaagattccttgcatgagctctgcagtgaaggtcgttccgcggtccgtgattaggacctcaggggcttcatgtcgcagcacaatttggttaataaagaactttgcaacttcttgtgcagttcccctaggaagagcggtggtctctgcgtagcgcgtcatgtagtctgtcgctacgacaatccatttgttcgcggatcgggatgtagggaacgggcccagcaggtccattccgatctgttggaagggcctcgttgggacggcgatcggctgcagaagtccggctggtctcgacggtggtgtttttcgtcgctggctgtcacggcagctccggacgtagtgggtgacattggatgtaaggcggggccagaagttgTTCCGAGATGTGCGGAAGACGGGttgtcgtggcacgcttccaaaatttcgtcacgaaggtctgcaaggatgacaagtagataattcgttctcgttccggggttgaaattcttcttcactaggatagagtttttgaggctgaatgctggtaagttgcgcttgaacgccctaggcacggcgacatttgcgtccttcgaggtagtcgatcatggcgcggaggttaGGGTTGGCACGCTGCttggcggctaggtcgctctctgtcacgactccgaagaacgcgctgtcttcatcggagtcctgtggtggtgggttgacgggggcgcgggacaggcagtcggcgtcggagtgtttcctgccggatttgtagaatattgtaacgtcaaactcttgcaggcacAAGCTCCActgcccaagacggccagaggggtccttcaaattggcgagccaacacagcgcatgatggtctgtcacaaccttaaacggtctaccatagacgtatgggcgaaattttgaaatggcccatatgatagccaggcactctttctcggaggcagagtagtttctccctccttcgacagaccacggcttgcataggtgattaccttttcgtaaccgctttgcttttggacgaggacggcacccaaaccgatatcactggcgtccatgtgcatttccgtttcggcgttttcgtcgaaatgagcgagcacgggcgggttttgcaggcgttgttgcagctcgcaaaatgccttttcttggtcgatttcccagctgaaaggggtgctttctttcgtcaggcgcgtgagtggctctgcaatgcgtgcgaagttttcgacgaagcgccggtagtgtgcgcacagtccgagaaaccttcgcacacccttcttatctttcggccttgggaagttcgcaatggctgatgtttttgccgggtcaggtaggactcccgcggcgttcacgacgtgacccaggaacttgagttcctcgtacgcgaaacggcacttctcaggcttcagcgttaaccctgacgtacgaatggcctcgagtacagattccaaccttgtgaggtgttcgtcgaaagtcccggcgaatacgacaacgtcgtcgaggtatacgaggcaagtgtgccacttcaggcctgctagcacagtgtccatgactctctgaaaccttgcgggcgccgtgcacagcccaaacggcatcaccttgaactcgtatagaccgtccggggttataaatgcagtcttctctcggtctctctcgtccacttcaactTGCCattagccggtcttca
The sequence above is drawn from the Rhipicephalus microplus isolate Deutch F79 chromosome 3, USDA_Rmic, whole genome shotgun sequence genome and encodes:
- the LOC119167716 gene encoding uncharacterized protein LOC119167716 isoform X1, with protein sequence MNTNVHRFIEHLVSRTGFRNTVCCVLPGNVLFEEVVGGLRTVTTSVPFSLKNAASTQLGRISHCCLAVHLRFFLLSERICKNLRSLQPFLRLCLKNGQKQTCDTLAAVK
- the LOC119167716 gene encoding uncharacterized protein LOC119167716 isoform X2; this encodes MTSRTPGCPLNSKFSGVVLQGFRNTVCCVLPGNVLFEEVVGGLRTVTTSVPFSLKNAASTQLGRISHCCLAVHLRFFLLSERICKNLG